A window of Lytechinus pictus isolate F3 Inbred chromosome 7, Lp3.0, whole genome shotgun sequence contains these coding sequences:
- the LOC129265639 gene encoding late histone H2B.L3, which produces MPAKAQTAGKKGSKKAKAPRPSGDKKRRRKRKESYGIYIYKVLKQVHPDTGISSRAMSIMNSFVNDVFERIAGEASRLAHYNKKSTISSREVQTAVRLLLPGELAKHAVSEGTKAVTKYTTSK; this is translated from the coding sequence ATGCCTGCCAAAGCACAGACCGCTGGAAAGAAGGGATCCAAGAAGGCTAAGGCCCCCAGGCCTAGCGGAGacaagaagaggaggaggaagcgAAAGGaaagctacggaatctacatctacaaggttCTGAAGCAGGTCCATCCCGACACTGGTATCTCAAGCCGTGCCATGTccatcatgaacagcttcgtcaacgatgTCTTCGAACGTATTGCCGGTGAGGCTTCCCGTCTTGCCCACTACAACAAGAAGTCCACCATCAGCAGCCGTGAGGTCCAGACCGCTGTCCGTCTCCTCCTCCCCGGTGAATTGGCCAAGCACGCCGTCTCTGAGGGCACCAAGGCTGTTACCAAGTACACCACCTCCAAGTAA
- the LOC129264255 gene encoding late histone H2A.3, gonadal: MSGRGKGAKAKGKAKSRSSRAGLQFPVGRVHRFLRKGNYAQRVGAGAPVYLAAVLEYLAAEILELAGNAARDNKKTRIIPRHLQLAIRNDEELNKLLGGVTIAQGGVLPNIQAVLLPKKSAKSSK, translated from the coding sequence ATGTCTGGACGTGGTAAGGGCGCTAAAGCCAAGGGTAAGGCAAAGAGCAGATCATCCCGTGCAGGACTTCAGTTCCCCGTCGGTCGTGTCCACCGATTCCTCCGCAAGGGAAACTATGCCCAGCGTGTTGGTGCCGGAGCCCCAGTCTACCTAGCCGCTGTGCTCGAATACTTGGCTGCTGAAATCCTCGAGTTGGCTGGCAACGCCGCCCGCGACAACAAGAAGACCCGTATCATCCCCCGTCACTTGCAGCTCGCCATCAGGAACGACGAGGAGTTGAACAAGCTTCTTGGAGGAGTCACCATCGCCCAGGGTGGTGTTCTCCCCAACATCCAGGCTGTTCTTCTGCCTAAGAAGTCTGCTAAATCATCCAAGTAA